A section of the Triticum dicoccoides isolate Atlit2015 ecotype Zavitan chromosome 7A, WEW_v2.0, whole genome shotgun sequence genome encodes:
- the LOC119332744 gene encoding uncharacterized protein LOC119332744 yields MDPIANQGWTSSDVEEACSLIARINTNKIMYDDDDNNKKHNYIVNSLHALFPSKTMKQVIDLYVDLAMDMHMIQRREGTHVTGGSPQNIFTFCDPVNGNYELPKEENGGSSTHIVYPMGDHANENFGVREEETTIMDNNGLSFGCAMEDTRITVMGEAPLMADNNKMEVLENNISIDQPIVAPHQWGFLTDEEHSMGGLVNENIEVQEDEEVTMDVSGFSFHCILEDTRIRKTEEAPVMVDKNKMVVLENNSSNDRPVVAPHQRKFWTKEEHKSFLYGLEVYGRGDWKNISKHFVTTKTPVQVSSHAQKFFKRIEKKALSGTKRYSINDVRLHDNELLAANNSSAPRQTLSFTSLNNDPSFRLQAPTSSFAVMNNLAQCSPSIYNQQVGQQPMCCEQQMMGSTAAVMGGVGNYVPDGQQGSAYFYLGNV; encoded by the exons ATGGATCCAATAGCCAACCAGGGGTGGACCTCATCCGATGTAGAGGAGGCATGCTCACTCATTGCTAGGATCaacaccaacaaaatcatgtaCGACGACGATGACAATAACAAGAAGCACAACTACATCGTGAATTCTCTCCATGCATTGTTCCCTTCAAAGACCATGAAACAGGTAATAGATCTTTATGTTGATCTCGCCATGGACATGCATATGATCCAGCGGAGGGAGGGGACCCATGTTACTGGTGGTAGCCCACAAAACATTTTCACCTTTTGTGACCCTGTCAACGGTAACTATGAGCTACCGAAGGAGGAGAATGGTGGTAGCAGCACACACATTGTCTACCCCATGGGTGACCATGCAAATGAAAACTTTGGGGTACGAGAGGAGGAGACAACAATCATGGACAATAACGGATTGTCCTTTGGTTGTGCAATGGAGGATACGAGGATCACTGTGATGGGTGAGGCACCGCTGATGGCAGACAACAACAAGATGGAGGTGTTGGAGAACAATATTTCCATAGATCAACCAATTGTTGCCCCACATCAATGGGGTTTTTTGACCGATGAGGAACACAG CATGGGCGGCCTTGTTAATGAAAACATTGAGGTAcaagaggatgaggaggtgaccATGGATGTTAGTGGATTTTCATTTCATTGTATACTGGAGGATACAAGAATCAGGAAGACGGAGGAGGCTCCGGTGATGGTAGACAAGAACAAAATGGTGGTCTTGGAGAACAATAGTTCCAATGATCGACCAGTTGTTGCCCCACATCAACGAAAGTTTTggaccaaagaggaacacaa GTCATTTCTTTATGGGCTGGAAGTCTATGGTCGTGGCGACTGGAAAAACATATCCAAGCACTTCGTCACCACTAAGACCCCTGTCCAAGTTTCAAGCCATGCACAAAAGTTTTTCAAGAGAATAGAGAAAAAGGCATTGTCAGGGACAAAGCGTTACAGCATCAATGATGTCAGGCTCCATGACAACGAGCTATTGGCAGCAAATAATAGTTCTGCCCCTCGGCAAACCCTTTCTTTCACCAGCCTCAACAATGACCCAAGCTTTAGGTTGCAGGCTCCGACGAGCTCGTTCGCAGTCATGAACAACCTAGCTCAGTGCTCCCCTTCCATATATAATCAACAAGTGGGCCAGCAGCCAATGTGCTGTGAGCAGCAGATGATGGGTTCTACTGCAGCTGTAATGGGCGGGGTAGGAAACTATGTGCCTGATGGCCAACAAGGGTCAGCTTATTTTTATCTTGGCAATGTATGA